In Alosa sapidissima isolate fAloSap1 chromosome 11, fAloSap1.pri, whole genome shotgun sequence, a single window of DNA contains:
- the b4galnt3b gene encoding beta-1,4-N-acetylgalactosaminyltransferase 3 isoform X3, producing MDAESDESWKTHTSPTWSSEYQGQANLHIFEDWCGSSVQQLRKNLHYPLYPHSRSTISKLAIAPKWTNYGLRIFGYLHPYTDGEFVFAVGSDDNCEFWLSSDESPNNIQLLAAVGKTGKEWSAPGEFGKYACQMSEPVPLLMKQRYFFELIHKQDDKGTDHVEVAWRLNKADLEFAVVDSQHISLYTNESSLKMSDVAHIPQTMASHVTPPSKRPQATPHGADMLQEDPRDTFYQLPLINPLDLKNILPDCPYNPSYTIKDFPLSRYQGLQFVYLSYVYPNDYTRLTHMEEDNKCFYKSVYHPRLGFAWNMNLDGVDRDSDLKHSELDWGESRAREIDREINGNEIPDYGDDYDDYAHHRQRKLFSLNRKNIPPLEHQVPAGQLENLPKNKSSRPRGNPASQPKKPPEHSKNISKEGQNLDGEGNNQLRKPQNSIENQQGNEHPVPEQEPVRVEKRRHGQRQNQREGPVIAQRLAEDPPREGPHHDTLMGEQHMPKLNLEQEPQPVRDKRERAQQRRRRNRAKEPAGEENRREEHLRGGEGRGGEREGQQNIPNIAQQLSQNLHKEKEMPEKAAPQHQRHPVEREKPVSAKGQRQGKRPARGEWDVGASLPKSHNLPKAAEGQHKDVHPLIREEAPPKYVPLPIREEQNPPKDPHLPIKADRNLLKEGQLPIRGAQDPPKAAHNPIRGDQNPPKEAHHPIRGAQDPSEEAHLPIRGTQDPPKEAYHPIRGDRNPPKEGHIPVRGPQDQLNQKQEVDEDSNRALPKIDLRDKQDWQDKLDRNQNKLYVETARKDKLSLIDGEIANDINKHSKQIQLQAAPPPLVAGNSVHGKEEEAEPEEGDAPDGNGTNEEYDDTDQWQKWDDWEEQVPYDPEVNWAQTFQLNPMDLHKIRSDWIDLNCNVSGNLLLSQPDALRAVQAFMEKLNRKTQKQYTLVQVVNVEKRVDVMHGSRYLLELELLDAKGHQVRVSQYVYLLPGRQGYIHGSQEPLLCNPVGFQWNPRATVHFIVPVKNQARWVQQFISDMEELYEATGDQNFNIIITDYESTDMDILQSLQNASLPSYQYVRLNGNFERAAGLQTGIELIKDEHSIVFLCDLHIHFPMGFVDSVRKHCVEGKMAFAPVVMRLNCGATPQEPDGFWEVNGFGLLGIYKSDLIAAGGMNTHEFTNRWGGEDWELLDRILQLGLEVERLHLRNFLHHYHSKRGMWNRQMLRMPT from the exons ATGGATGCAGAGTCAGACGAATCctggaaaacacacacttctccaaCATGGAGttcagag TATCAGGGCCAGGCGAACCTGCACATCTTTGAAGACTGGTGTGGAAGCTCAGTCCAGCAGCTCAGAAAAAACCTCCATTACCCACTCTATCCTCAT TCCCGCTCCACCATAAGCAAGCTGGCCATTGCTCCCAAGTGGACAAACTATGGCTTGCGGATCTTTGGCTACCTCCACCCATACACAGATG GTGAGTTTGTGTTTGCTGTAGGTTCTGATGATAATTGTGAATTCTGGCTGAGTTCTGATGAGTCTCCAAACAATATACAACTACTAGCCGCAGTCGggaag ACAGGCAAAGAATGGTCGGCCCCAGGGGAATTTGGAAAATATGCCTGTCAAATGTCAGAGCCAGTCcc ACTTCTAATGAAGCAGAGGTACTTTTTTGAACTCATCCACAAGCAGGATGACAAGGGGACAGATCACGTGGAAGTTgcg TGGCGACTGAATAAGGCTGACTTGGAGTTTGCAGTTGTTGACTCCCAACACATCTCCCTCTACACCA atgaatcATCTCTGAAGATGAGTGATGTGGCTCACATTCCTCAGACCATGGCCAGTCATGTAACCCCACCCTCTAAGAGACCTCAGGCCACGCCCCACGGAGCGGACATGCTGCAAGAGGATCCCAGAGACACATTCTACCAac TTCCACTGATAAATCCTTTAGACCTGAAGAACATCCTGCCGGACTGTCCCTACAATCCTAGTTACACCATTAAAGATTTCCCTCTCTCCCGCTATCAGGGCCTGCAGTTT GTTTATCTCTCTTATGTCTACCCCAATGATTACACACGGCTCACACACATGGAGGAAGACAACAAATGCTTCTACAAGTCAGTGTATCATCCCAG ACTGGGCTTCGCGTGGAACATGAATCTGGATGGTGTCGACCGTGACAGTGACCTCAAACATTCAG agCTGGATTGGGGGGAGTCGCGTgccagagagatagacagagagattaACGGAAATGAGATCCCTGATTATGGAGATGATTACGATGACTATGCCCACCATCGCCAGCGTAAGCTCTTCAGTCTCAACAGGAAGAACATTCCACCTTTAGAACACCAGGTCCCAGCAGGCCAGCTAGAGAACCTGCCAAAAAATAAATCATCCAGACCTCGAGGGAACCCAGCAAGCCAGCCAAAGAAACCACCAGAACattcaaagaacatctctaaaGAGGGGCAGAATCTGGATGGAGAGGGGAATAACCAACTCAGGAAACCACAGAACTCAATTGAGAACCAACAAGGGAATGAGCATCCAGTACCGGAGCAGGAACCAGTTAGAGTTGAGAAGCGGAGACATGGGCAGAGACAGAATCAAAGAGAGGGGCCTGTAATTGCTCAGAGACTGGCTGAAGACCCTCCCAGGGAAGGACCTCACCATGACACCTTAATGGGAGAACAGCACATGCCCAAGCTAAACCTGGAACAGGAGCCACAGCCAGTCAGAGACAAGAGGGAAAGGGCGCAACAGCGGAGAAGAAGAAACAGAGCAAAGGAACCTGCAGGAGAGGAGAATCGAAGGGAGGAACATctcagaggaggagaaggaagaggaggagaacgtGAAGGACAGCAGAACATCCCCAATATAGCCCAGCAGCTATCACAGAACCTTCACAAGGAGAAGGAGATGCCTGAGAAAGCAGCTCCACAGCACCAGCGCCACCCTGTGGAGAGGGAGAAGCCAGTGTCGGCCAAGGGCCAACGGCAGGGCAAGAGACCAGCCAGAGGGGAGTGGGATGTGGGTGCGTCTCTCCCAAAATCACACAACCTTCCCAAAGCAGCAGAGGGTCAGCATAAGGATGTTCATCCTCTAATCAGAGAAGAGGCTCCACCCAAATATGTGCCTCTCCCAATCAGAGAAGAGCAGAATCCACCCAAAGACCCTCATCTTCCAATCAAAGCAGACCGGAATCTACTCAAAGAGGGTCAACTTCCAATCAGAGGAGCACAGGATCCACCCAAAGCTGCTCATAATCCAATCAGAGGAGATCAGAATCCACCCAAAGAGGCTCATCATCCAATCAGAGGAGCACAGGATCCATCCGAAGAGGCTCATCTACCAATCAGAGGAACACAGGATCCACCTAAAGAGGCTTATCATCCAATCAGAGGAGATCGGAATCCACCCAAAGAGGGTCATATTCCAGTAAGAGGACCCCAGGATCAACTCAATcagaaacaggaagtggacgaGGACTCCAACAGAGCATTACCAAAAATAGACCTCAGAGACAAGCAGGACTGGCAGGACAAACTGGACCGGAACCAAAACAAGCTTTATGTGGAAACAGCACGCAAAGACAAGTTGTCTTTGATTGATGGAGAGATAGCCAATGACATTAATAAACACAGCAAGCAGATTCAGCTCCAGGCAGCTCCTCCCCCACTAGTAGCTGGCAACAGTGTCCATGGCAAGGAGGAAGAGGCGGAGCCAGAGGAGGGCGATGCGCCTGACGGAAATGGAaccaatgaggagtatgacgaCACTGATCAGTGGCAGAAATGGGATGATTGGGAAGAGCAGGTGCCCTATGACCCGGAAGTGAACTGGGCACAGACGTTCCAGCTGAATCCTATGGATCTTCACAAGATACGCAGTGACTGGATAGACCTGAACTGCAATGTGTCGGGAAACCTGCTTCTCAGCCAACCAGACGCACTGCGTGCCGTTCAGGCCTTTATGGAGAAACTCAACAGGAAAACCCAGAA gcagtaCACTCTTGTGCAGGTGGTGAATGTTGAGAAGCGTGTGGATGTCATGCACGGCAGCCGTTACCTGCTGGAACTGGAGCTCTTGGATGCCAAGGGGCATCAGGTGCGAGTGTCACAATATGTCTACCTTCTCCCCGGTCGCCAAGGATACATCCATGGTAGCCAAGAACCATTGCTATGCAACCCAGTTGGCTTCCAGTGGAACCCCAGAGCCACCGTCCATTTTATTGTTCCAG tgaAGAACCAGGCTCGTTGGGTGCAGCAGTTCATATCTGACATGGAGGAGTTGTACGAGGCCACGGGGGACCAGAActtcaacatcatcatcactgACTACGAGAGCACAGATATGGACATCCTGCAGAGCCTCCAAAATGCCAGCCTGCCAAG CTATCAGTATGTGCGGCTGAATGGAAACTTTGAGCGAGCTGCCGGACTACAGACTGGAATAGAACTCATCAAA gATGAGCACAGTATTGTGTTCCTGTGTGATCTGCATATCCATTTCCCCATGGGCTTCGTGGACAGCGTGAGGAAACACTGTGTGGAGGGCAAGATGGCCTTCGCTCCCGTGGTCATGAGACTCAACTGTGGAGCTACACCTCAGGAACcagatg gGTTTTGGGAGGTGAATGGCTTTGGCTTGTTGGGTATCTATAAGTCTGATCTGATCGCTGCTGGAGGAATGAACACTCATGAGTTTACCAATCGCTGGGGAGGAGAGGACTGGGAGTTACTGGACAG GATCCTGCAGTTGGGGCTTGAGGTGGAGCGTCTCCACTTAAGGAACTTCCTGCACCACTACCACTCCAAACGTGGCATGTGGAACCGACAGATGCTCAGAATGCCCACGTAA
- the b4galnt3b gene encoding beta-1,4-N-acetylgalactosaminyltransferase 3 isoform X5, with amino-acid sequence MSEPVPLLMKQRYFFELIHKQDDKGTDHVEVAWRLNKADLEFAVVDSQHISLYTNESSLKMSDVAHIPQTMASHVTPPSKRPQATPHGADMLQEDPRDTFYQLPLINPLDLKNILPDCPYNPSYTIKDFPLSRYQGLQFVYLSYVYPNDYTRLTHMEEDNKCFYKSVYHPRLGFAWNMNLDGVDRDSDLKHSELDWGESRAREIDREINGNEIPDYGDDYDDYAHHRQRKLFSLNRKNIPPLEHQVPAGQLENLPKNKSSRPRGNPASQPKKPPEHSKNISKEGQNLDGEGNNQLRKPQNSIENQQGNEHPVPEQEPVRVEKRRHGQRQNQREGPVIAQRLAEDPPREGPHHDTLMGEQHMPKLNLEQEPQPVRDKRERAQQRRRRNRAKEPAGEENRREEHLRGGEGRGGEREGQQNIPNIAQQLSQNLHKEKEMPEKAAPQHQRHPVEREKPVSAKGQRQGKRPARGEWDVGASLPKSHNLPKAAEGQHKDVHPLIREEAPPKYVPLPIREEQNPPKDPHLPIKADRNLLKEGQLPIRGAQDPPKAAHNPIRGDQNPPKEAHHPIRGAQDPSEEAHLPIRGTQDPPKEAYHPIRGDRNPPKEGHIPVRGPQDQLNQKQEVDEDSNRALPKIDLRDKQDWQDKLDRNQNKLYVETARKDKLSLIDGEIANDINKHSKQIQLQAAPPPLVAGNSVHGKEEEAEPEEGDAPDGNGTNEEYDDTDQWQKWDDWEEQVPYDPEVNWAQTFQLNPMDLHKIRSDWIDLNCNVSGNLLLSQPDALRAVQAFMEKLNRKTQKQYTLVQVVNVEKRVDVMHGSRYLLELELLDAKGHQVRVSQYVYLLPGRQGYIHGSQEPLLCNPVGFQWNPRATVHFIVPVKNQARWVQQFISDMEELYEATGDQNFNIIITDYESTDMDILQSLQNASLPSYQYVRLNGNFERAAGLQTGIELIKDEHSIVFLCDLHIHFPMGFVDSVRKHCVEGKMAFAPVVMRLNCGATPQEPDGFWEVNGFGLLGIYKSDLIAAGGMNTHEFTNRWGGEDWELLDRILQLGLEVERLHLRNFLHHYHSKRGMWNRQMLRMPT; translated from the exons ATGTCAGAGCCAGTCcc ACTTCTAATGAAGCAGAGGTACTTTTTTGAACTCATCCACAAGCAGGATGACAAGGGGACAGATCACGTGGAAGTTgcg TGGCGACTGAATAAGGCTGACTTGGAGTTTGCAGTTGTTGACTCCCAACACATCTCCCTCTACACCA atgaatcATCTCTGAAGATGAGTGATGTGGCTCACATTCCTCAGACCATGGCCAGTCATGTAACCCCACCCTCTAAGAGACCTCAGGCCACGCCCCACGGAGCGGACATGCTGCAAGAGGATCCCAGAGACACATTCTACCAac TTCCACTGATAAATCCTTTAGACCTGAAGAACATCCTGCCGGACTGTCCCTACAATCCTAGTTACACCATTAAAGATTTCCCTCTCTCCCGCTATCAGGGCCTGCAGTTT GTTTATCTCTCTTATGTCTACCCCAATGATTACACACGGCTCACACACATGGAGGAAGACAACAAATGCTTCTACAAGTCAGTGTATCATCCCAG ACTGGGCTTCGCGTGGAACATGAATCTGGATGGTGTCGACCGTGACAGTGACCTCAAACATTCAG agCTGGATTGGGGGGAGTCGCGTgccagagagatagacagagagattaACGGAAATGAGATCCCTGATTATGGAGATGATTACGATGACTATGCCCACCATCGCCAGCGTAAGCTCTTCAGTCTCAACAGGAAGAACATTCCACCTTTAGAACACCAGGTCCCAGCAGGCCAGCTAGAGAACCTGCCAAAAAATAAATCATCCAGACCTCGAGGGAACCCAGCAAGCCAGCCAAAGAAACCACCAGAACattcaaagaacatctctaaaGAGGGGCAGAATCTGGATGGAGAGGGGAATAACCAACTCAGGAAACCACAGAACTCAATTGAGAACCAACAAGGGAATGAGCATCCAGTACCGGAGCAGGAACCAGTTAGAGTTGAGAAGCGGAGACATGGGCAGAGACAGAATCAAAGAGAGGGGCCTGTAATTGCTCAGAGACTGGCTGAAGACCCTCCCAGGGAAGGACCTCACCATGACACCTTAATGGGAGAACAGCACATGCCCAAGCTAAACCTGGAACAGGAGCCACAGCCAGTCAGAGACAAGAGGGAAAGGGCGCAACAGCGGAGAAGAAGAAACAGAGCAAAGGAACCTGCAGGAGAGGAGAATCGAAGGGAGGAACATctcagaggaggagaaggaagaggaggagaacgtGAAGGACAGCAGAACATCCCCAATATAGCCCAGCAGCTATCACAGAACCTTCACAAGGAGAAGGAGATGCCTGAGAAAGCAGCTCCACAGCACCAGCGCCACCCTGTGGAGAGGGAGAAGCCAGTGTCGGCCAAGGGCCAACGGCAGGGCAAGAGACCAGCCAGAGGGGAGTGGGATGTGGGTGCGTCTCTCCCAAAATCACACAACCTTCCCAAAGCAGCAGAGGGTCAGCATAAGGATGTTCATCCTCTAATCAGAGAAGAGGCTCCACCCAAATATGTGCCTCTCCCAATCAGAGAAGAGCAGAATCCACCCAAAGACCCTCATCTTCCAATCAAAGCAGACCGGAATCTACTCAAAGAGGGTCAACTTCCAATCAGAGGAGCACAGGATCCACCCAAAGCTGCTCATAATCCAATCAGAGGAGATCAGAATCCACCCAAAGAGGCTCATCATCCAATCAGAGGAGCACAGGATCCATCCGAAGAGGCTCATCTACCAATCAGAGGAACACAGGATCCACCTAAAGAGGCTTATCATCCAATCAGAGGAGATCGGAATCCACCCAAAGAGGGTCATATTCCAGTAAGAGGACCCCAGGATCAACTCAATcagaaacaggaagtggacgaGGACTCCAACAGAGCATTACCAAAAATAGACCTCAGAGACAAGCAGGACTGGCAGGACAAACTGGACCGGAACCAAAACAAGCTTTATGTGGAAACAGCACGCAAAGACAAGTTGTCTTTGATTGATGGAGAGATAGCCAATGACATTAATAAACACAGCAAGCAGATTCAGCTCCAGGCAGCTCCTCCCCCACTAGTAGCTGGCAACAGTGTCCATGGCAAGGAGGAAGAGGCGGAGCCAGAGGAGGGCGATGCGCCTGACGGAAATGGAaccaatgaggagtatgacgaCACTGATCAGTGGCAGAAATGGGATGATTGGGAAGAGCAGGTGCCCTATGACCCGGAAGTGAACTGGGCACAGACGTTCCAGCTGAATCCTATGGATCTTCACAAGATACGCAGTGACTGGATAGACCTGAACTGCAATGTGTCGGGAAACCTGCTTCTCAGCCAACCAGACGCACTGCGTGCCGTTCAGGCCTTTATGGAGAAACTCAACAGGAAAACCCAGAA gcagtaCACTCTTGTGCAGGTGGTGAATGTTGAGAAGCGTGTGGATGTCATGCACGGCAGCCGTTACCTGCTGGAACTGGAGCTCTTGGATGCCAAGGGGCATCAGGTGCGAGTGTCACAATATGTCTACCTTCTCCCCGGTCGCCAAGGATACATCCATGGTAGCCAAGAACCATTGCTATGCAACCCAGTTGGCTTCCAGTGGAACCCCAGAGCCACCGTCCATTTTATTGTTCCAG tgaAGAACCAGGCTCGTTGGGTGCAGCAGTTCATATCTGACATGGAGGAGTTGTACGAGGCCACGGGGGACCAGAActtcaacatcatcatcactgACTACGAGAGCACAGATATGGACATCCTGCAGAGCCTCCAAAATGCCAGCCTGCCAAG CTATCAGTATGTGCGGCTGAATGGAAACTTTGAGCGAGCTGCCGGACTACAGACTGGAATAGAACTCATCAAA gATGAGCACAGTATTGTGTTCCTGTGTGATCTGCATATCCATTTCCCCATGGGCTTCGTGGACAGCGTGAGGAAACACTGTGTGGAGGGCAAGATGGCCTTCGCTCCCGTGGTCATGAGACTCAACTGTGGAGCTACACCTCAGGAACcagatg gGTTTTGGGAGGTGAATGGCTTTGGCTTGTTGGGTATCTATAAGTCTGATCTGATCGCTGCTGGAGGAATGAACACTCATGAGTTTACCAATCGCTGGGGAGGAGAGGACTGGGAGTTACTGGACAG GATCCTGCAGTTGGGGCTTGAGGTGGAGCGTCTCCACTTAAGGAACTTCCTGCACCACTACCACTCCAAACGTGGCATGTGGAACCGACAGATGCTCAGAATGCCCACGTAA